The proteins below are encoded in one region of Candidatus Rokuibacteriota bacterium:
- a CDS encoding carbohydrate ABC transporter permease, giving the protein MRASRVRDGLVLLALAMYAAPFFWQAMTSLRPDTELLPLTHLWPSRLTLAHYDVVFRQSLMPRALVNSLGIALLSTLLAVGLGALAAYALARLPVRGRSVILLGMIAATAFPQIATVSPLYLLMRALGLRDTWLALILANGSFTLPLVIWLLAGFIREIPRALEEAAMVDGAGRLATLRWVVLPLVAPGMASAALLAFLFSWNEFLFAYSLTATEASRTVPVALALFPGVFEVPWGDIAAASLLASLPPILIVVGFQRYLVRGLLAGALRE; this is encoded by the coding sequence GTGAGAGCCAGCCGGGTGCGCGATGGGCTCGTGCTGCTCGCGCTCGCGATGTACGCCGCCCCGTTCTTCTGGCAGGCGATGACCTCGCTGCGGCCCGACACCGAGCTGCTACCGTTGACGCATCTCTGGCCGAGCCGCCTCACGCTCGCCCATTACGACGTGGTGTTCCGCCAGAGCCTCATGCCGCGGGCGCTCGTCAACAGCCTGGGCATCGCACTGCTGAGCACGCTCCTTGCGGTGGGGCTCGGCGCGCTCGCGGCCTACGCGCTGGCGCGGCTGCCGGTGCGCGGTCGCAGCGTCATCCTGCTCGGTATGATCGCGGCCACCGCGTTTCCCCAGATCGCCACCGTGAGCCCGCTCTATCTACTGATGCGCGCCCTGGGCCTGCGCGACACCTGGCTCGCGCTGATCCTGGCCAACGGCTCGTTCACTCTGCCGCTGGTGATCTGGCTGCTGGCGGGCTTCATCCGCGAGATCCCGCGCGCGCTCGAGGAGGCGGCGATGGTGGACGGCGCGGGCCGGCTGGCCACGCTGCGCTGGGTGGTGCTGCCGCTGGTGGCGCCGGGCATGGCCTCGGCGGCCCTGCTGGCCTTCCTCTTTTCCTGGAACGAGTTTCTGTTCGCCTACAGCCTCACCGCCACCGAGGCCAGCCGCACGGTGCCGGTGGCCCTCGCGCTCTTCCCCGGGGTGTTCGAAGTGCCCTGGGGCGACATCGCGGCCGCCTCGCTCCTCGCGAGCCTGCCGCCCATCCTCATCGTGGTCGGCTTCCAGCGCTACCTGGTTCGCGGCCTCCTCGCCGGCGCCCTCCGCGAGTAA
- a CDS encoding M23 family metallopeptidase, producing MKRSYRLVSVAVLLALGVIGVAVRTRAPEPPRARPDIGQAPEPAAPDQSPAPIEIVLKRGETLETALRRAGVERAEAAAIVAALRSSVNMRRLAPGEQLTVVPGPEGPPAEVVYVRSPAERYEIRPSGHRWTVTAVRADVDTRVVALAGEVRDSLFASIERLGEAASLTARLVTLFEWDFDFAADSLPGDRFRFLVEKRYVGDTLLGYGDILIAQYSSIGRSLLTSVAFEDSGGRRNYYDASGRSVRKMFLRAPLDFTRITSGFSHARHHPILGGLRPHLAVDYGAPVGTPVRAVADGVVTQAGRDGGFGLTITLRHARGYETMYNHLSKMDVRRGERVRQRQVIGRVGTTGLSTGPHLDYRVRKGGVLVNPLGEKFIPGSRVTAHRRQAFSVHVQALLERLEAQAPFPSSAPGPGRS from the coding sequence ATGAAGCGCTCCTACCGCCTCGTCTCCGTTGCCGTCCTGCTCGCCCTGGGCGTGATCGGGGTCGCCGTCCGCACGCGCGCGCCCGAGCCGCCCCGCGCACGACCCGACATCGGCCAGGCGCCCGAGCCCGCGGCCCCGGACCAGAGCCCGGCCCCCATCGAGATCGTGCTGAAGCGCGGCGAGACCCTGGAGACCGCGCTCCGCCGCGCCGGCGTCGAGCGGGCCGAGGCCGCCGCCATCGTCGCAGCCCTCCGGAGCAGCGTCAACATGCGCCGCCTCGCGCCGGGCGAGCAGCTGACGGTCGTGCCGGGGCCGGAGGGACCGCCCGCGGAGGTCGTGTACGTGCGCTCCCCCGCGGAGCGCTACGAGATCCGGCCCAGCGGCCATCGCTGGACGGTCACCGCGGTTCGCGCAGACGTGGACACGCGCGTGGTGGCGCTCGCCGGCGAGGTGCGCGACTCGCTCTTCGCCAGTATCGAGCGTCTCGGCGAGGCGGCCAGCCTCACCGCGCGGCTCGTCACCCTCTTCGAGTGGGACTTCGACTTCGCGGCCGACTCGCTGCCGGGTGACCGCTTCCGCTTCCTCGTGGAGAAGCGCTACGTCGGCGACACGCTCCTGGGCTACGGCGACATCCTGATCGCGCAGTACTCGAGTATCGGCCGCTCGCTGCTCACGAGCGTGGCCTTCGAGGACAGCGGCGGGCGGCGGAACTACTACGACGCTTCCGGGCGCTCGGTGCGGAAGATGTTCCTGCGCGCCCCGCTCGACTTCACCCGCATCACCTCCGGCTTCTCCCATGCGCGCCATCATCCGATCCTGGGTGGGCTGCGGCCGCACCTCGCGGTGGACTACGGGGCGCCGGTCGGCACGCCGGTCCGCGCGGTGGCCGACGGCGTGGTGACCCAGGCGGGAAGGGATGGCGGCTTCGGCCTCACCATCACGCTCCGTCACGCGCGCGGCTACGAAACGATGTACAACCACCTGTCCAAGATGGACGTCCGCCGGGGAGAGCGGGTGCGCCAGCGCCAGGTCATCGGCCGCGTCGGCACCACCGGCCTCTCCACCGGGCCGCACCTCGACTACCGCGTGCGCAAGGGCGGCGTGCTCGTGAATCCGCTGGGCGAGAAGTTCATCCCCGGCTCGCGCGTCACCGCGCACCGCCGTCAAGCCTTCTCGGTCCACGTGCAGGCGCTGCTGGAGCGGCTCGAGGCGCAGGCGCCTTTCCCGTCGTCCGCCCCCGGCCCTGGCCGATCCTGA
- a CDS encoding MmgE/PrpD family protein, protein MPRPSVARRYARFVLGLALDQVPPPVAAKATSLALDTLGSCLASSREDFGRAVLQAAERLGGAPESTLIGTKSRSGAASAVLANATLAHGLDFDDTREDAIVHTGCVAVTTALAVGEALGASGRAVLEAMIAGVEVMCRVGLAVPGSFHARHYHPTSLTGSFAAAAVAGKLYGLTEDQLVHAFGICGSQAGGIIEYLADGSWTKRLHPGWAAHAGVAATLLARSGFTGPETVFEGVHGFYQAFAGGYEEPNLDALLATLGRTWELAELTLKPYPCGSIAQPYMDCALRLRQQHQIKPEQIAGIRCRTAEGPIPRLWEPLASKHSPQNGYAAKFSLPYLLALMLVKGRATLAEFTDEAARDQAVLAVAGKVGYEVDATIDYPRQFIGHVAIRLHDGRHLEEHQDHPRGGPDFPMTREEVEAKFLGNAALAVPAEQSARVVTLVGQLAAQAHVTALMDSLTA, encoded by the coding sequence GTGCCGCGTCCTTCGGTTGCCCGGCGCTACGCGCGCTTCGTCCTCGGCCTGGCGCTGGATCAGGTGCCGCCGCCGGTGGCCGCGAAGGCGACCTCGCTCGCCCTCGACACTCTCGGCAGCTGCCTCGCGTCTTCGCGGGAGGACTTCGGCAGAGCCGTCCTGCAGGCCGCCGAGCGCCTGGGCGGCGCCCCGGAGAGCACCCTCATCGGAACCAAATCGAGGTCGGGCGCGGCGAGCGCGGTGCTCGCGAACGCCACGCTCGCCCACGGTCTCGACTTCGACGACACCCGGGAGGACGCCATCGTCCACACTGGCTGTGTCGCCGTCACCACGGCGCTTGCTGTCGGCGAGGCCCTCGGCGCCTCCGGCCGCGCGGTGCTCGAGGCGATGATCGCGGGCGTGGAGGTCATGTGCCGGGTCGGCCTCGCGGTGCCGGGCAGCTTCCACGCGCGCCACTATCACCCGACGTCTCTCACGGGCAGCTTCGCCGCGGCGGCGGTCGCGGGCAAGCTCTACGGCCTTACGGAGGACCAGCTCGTCCACGCCTTCGGGATCTGCGGCAGCCAGGCCGGCGGCATCATCGAGTACCTGGCAGACGGCTCGTGGACCAAGCGCCTGCACCCCGGCTGGGCCGCGCACGCGGGAGTGGCCGCGACGCTCCTCGCCCGCTCGGGTTTCACCGGTCCGGAGACGGTCTTCGAGGGCGTTCACGGGTTCTACCAGGCGTTCGCCGGCGGCTACGAGGAGCCCAACCTCGACGCTCTCCTCGCGACCCTCGGCCGCACATGGGAGCTCGCCGAGCTGACGCTCAAGCCCTATCCCTGCGGCTCCATCGCCCAGCCCTACATGGACTGCGCGCTCCGGCTCCGGCAGCAGCATCAGATCAAGCCCGAGCAGATCGCCGGCATCCGCTGCCGCACCGCCGAGGGCCCGATCCCGCGCCTCTGGGAGCCCCTCGCGAGCAAGCACAGCCCGCAGAACGGGTATGCCGCCAAGTTCAGCCTGCCCTATCTGCTCGCGCTCATGCTCGTGAAGGGACGGGCGACGCTTGCCGAGTTCACCGACGAGGCGGCGCGTGACCAGGCGGTGCTGGCGGTGGCGGGCAAGGTCGGCTACGAGGTGGACGCGACCATCGACTATCCCCGCCAGTTCATCGGGCACGTCGCCATTCGCCTGCACGACGGCCGCCACCTCGAGGAGCACCAGGATCACCCGCGCGGCGGGCCGGACTTCCCCATGACGCGCGAAGAAGTCGAGGCGAAGTTCCTCGGCAACGCCGCTCTCGCCGTACCAGCGGAACAGTCAGCTCGCGTCGTCACACTCGTGGGGCAGCTCGCGGCGCAGGCGCACGTCACCGCCTTGATGGATTCTCTGACGGCCTAG
- a CDS encoding extracellular solute-binding protein, which yields MTRLRLATSLTVLALLLSAASAPAQDARLEAAKKEGKVVWYTSLALSSSEKVAKLFEAAYPGIKVEVHRTGSERILQRLMQELQANIKIADVVHTSDAGHYVLLKDKKLLMKYAPAGVDRFPAAFKDKDGYHYGLRATVNVIAYNSKIVPAAEAPRTWKDLLDPKWKGKLVTAHPGYSGVIATHVLALVHLHGWDYFKQLAQNKPMLVQSAVDPSGVVASGERPIAANGGDYTFYQVKKKGNPVEIVFPKEGVPLVVSPSAITAFAPHPNAARLFTDFIFSRELQQVLADSEGLYTGHPDVKYPADRPKLSELNLLRVDPEELEKRNEEIKTRFVEFFGA from the coding sequence ATGACACGACTTCGGCTCGCGACAAGCCTGACAGTGCTCGCCCTGCTCCTCTCCGCCGCCTCCGCGCCCGCGCAGGACGCGCGCCTGGAGGCGGCGAAGAAGGAAGGCAAGGTCGTCTGGTACACCTCCCTCGCCTTGTCCAGCTCCGAGAAGGTCGCCAAGCTCTTCGAGGCCGCGTATCCCGGGATCAAGGTCGAAGTCCACCGGACCGGCTCCGAGCGGATCCTCCAGCGCCTCATGCAGGAGCTCCAGGCCAACATCAAGATCGCCGACGTGGTCCACACCTCCGACGCGGGCCACTACGTGCTGCTGAAGGACAAGAAGCTCCTGATGAAGTACGCGCCGGCCGGCGTCGATCGCTTCCCGGCCGCCTTCAAGGACAAGGACGGCTATCACTACGGCCTCCGCGCCACGGTGAACGTCATCGCCTACAACTCGAAGATCGTTCCTGCCGCCGAGGCGCCGCGGACATGGAAGGACCTGCTCGACCCGAAATGGAAAGGCAAGCTCGTCACGGCGCATCCGGGGTACAGCGGCGTGATCGCGACCCATGTGCTGGCGCTGGTGCATCTCCACGGCTGGGACTACTTCAAGCAGCTCGCCCAGAACAAGCCCATGCTGGTCCAGTCGGCGGTCGACCCCTCCGGCGTCGTCGCCTCGGGCGAGCGGCCCATCGCGGCGAACGGCGGCGACTACACGTTCTACCAGGTCAAGAAGAAGGGCAATCCGGTCGAGATCGTGTTCCCGAAGGAAGGCGTCCCGCTCGTCGTGTCGCCGAGCGCCATCACCGCCTTCGCGCCGCACCCGAACGCTGCCCGTCTCTTCACCGACTTCATCTTCAGCCGCGAGCTCCAGCAGGTGCTGGCCGACAGCGAGGGGCTGTACACGGGCCATCCTGACGTGAAGTACCCGGCCGACCGGCCCAAGCTCTCCGAGCTGAACCTGCTCCGCGTGGACCCGGAGGAGCTGGAGAAGCGCAACGAGGAGATCAAGACGCGCTTCGTCGAGTTCTTCGGAGCCTGA